The following proteins are encoded in a genomic region of Arachis stenosperma cultivar V10309 chromosome 4, arast.V10309.gnm1.PFL2, whole genome shotgun sequence:
- the LOC130974685 gene encoding uncharacterized protein LOC130974685, giving the protein MARNFDDIFNEALYGKRRRQDNTLIDNWIDEYLLEDSEEEDIDRSSIPITRRWINRDREAGDDRLFRDYFVDEPVFNANIFRWRFRMRRHVFLRIVDALSNVYPYFQQRVDATGRRGLSPLQKCTAAIRMLAYGVAADAVDDYVCIGESTTIECLEKFVEGVISGFEDEYLRKSNPNDIQCLLQMVEGRGFPDMLGSIDCMHWQWKNCPKAWKGMYMSGYRGVATIVLEVVASSDLWIWHAFFGVCGSNNDINVLDCSPMFDDILNDRALEPQGEKRKLFAQYQEGQRKDVERAFGVLQARFAIIRGPARFWEKKKLANIMRACIILHNMIVEDEIDTYAGNFAQGLEYDDVENGLSQPQMGEEDFAPYHQFLQRNVQLRNRQQHKQLKEDLIEHIWQFHNACRQL; this is encoded by the exons ATGGCTAGAAATTTTGATGATATATTTAATGAGGCTTTGTATGGTAAAAGAAGACGGCAAGATAACACACTCATAGATAATTGGATCGATGAGTATTTACTTGAAGattcagaagaagaagatatcgATAGAAGCTCTATCCCAATTACTCGTAGATGGATCAACAGAGATCGAGAAGCAGGAGATGATCGCCTTTTCAGAGATTACTTTGTAGATGAACCGGTGTTTAATGCTAACATTTTCCGATGGAGATTTCGAATGAGAAGACATGTGTTCCTTCGGATAGTAGACGCTCTCTCAAACGTCTATCCATATTTCCAACAGAGGGTTGAtgcaactggaagaagaggctTGTCGCCACTCCAGAAATGTACCGCTGCGATACGGATGTTAGCATATGGCGTAGCAGCTGATGCTGTTGATGATTATGTGTGCATAGGCGAGAGCACTACAATTGAATGCTTGGAAAAATTTGTTGAAGGTGTCATTTCGGGGTTCGAGGATGAATACTTGCGAAAATCCAATCCAAATGACATACAATGCCTACTACAAATGGTGGAGGGTCGTGGCTTCCCTGACATGTTGGGTAGCATTGACTGCATGCATTGGCAATGGAAAAATTGTCCAAAGGCGTGGAAAGGTATGTACATGAGTGGTTATCGTGGGGTTGCAACCATAGTACTTGAGGTTGTAGCATCTTCAGATCTTTGGATATGGCATGCGTTCTTTGGAGTTTGTGGTTCAAATAACGATATCAACGTGTTAGATTGTTCTCCAATGTTTGATGATATTTTAAATGACCGTGCTCTAGAG CCACAAGGGGAGAAACGCAAGTTATTTGCACAATACCAAGAAGGGCAAAGAAAAGATGTGGAACGAGCATTCGGAGTGTTGCAAGCACGCTTTGCAATTATACGTGGTCCGGCTCGTTTTTGggaaaagaagaagcttgccaACATAATGAGAGCTTGTATTATATTGCATAATATGATTGTTGAGGATGAAATAGACACTTATGCAGGAAATTTTGCTCAAGGCTTAGAGTATGATGATGTTGAAAATGGCTTATCACAACCTCAGATGGGAGAAGAAGATTTTGCACCATACCATCAATTTCTCCAAAGAAATGTCCAACTTCGAAATAGGCAGCAGCATAAACAATTGAAAGAGGACTTGATCGAACACATATGGCAATTTCACAATGCTTGTCGTCAACTATAg
- the LOC130973663 gene encoding ATP-citrate synthase beta chain protein 1 translates to MATGQLFSRTTQALFYNYKQLPIQRMLDFDFLCGRETPSVAGIINPGSEGFQKLFFGQEEIAIPVHASIEAACAAHPTADVFINFASFRSAAASSMSALKQPTVRVVAIIAEGVPESDTKQLIAYARANNKVVIGPATVGGIQAGAFKIGDTAGTIDNIIHCKLYRPGSVGFVSKSGGMSNELYNTIGRVSDGIYEGIAIGGDVFPGSTLSDHVLRFNNIPQVKMIVVLGELGGRDEYSLVEALKQGKVTKPVVAWVSGTCARLFKSEVQFGHAGAKSGGEMESAQAKNQALKDAGAVVPTSYEALEAAIKETFDKLVEEGKITPVKEITPPPIPEDLNSAIKSGKVRAPTHIISTISDDRGEEPCYAGVPMSSIVEKGFGVGDVISLLWFKRSLPRYCTQFIEICIMLCADHGPCVSGAHNTIVTARAGKDLVSSLVSGLLTIGPRFGGAIDDAARYFKDAHDRGLTPYEFVENMKKKGIRVPGIGHRIKNRDNKDKRVELLQKFARTHFPSVKYMEYAVQVEAYTLTKANNLVLNVDGAIGSLFLDLLAGSGMFTKQEIDEIVEIGYLNGLFVLARSIGLIGHTFDQKRLKQPLYRHPWEDVLYTK, encoded by the exons ATGGCAACTGGGCAACTATTCTCCCGAACTACACAAGCATTGTTTTACAACTACAAGCAACTGCCCATCCAGCGGATGCTTGATTTCGACTTTCTTTGTG GAAGGGAAACACCATCAGTAGCTGGAATAATTAATCCTGGCTCTGAGGGATTTCAGAAGCTTTTTTTTGGTCAGGAAGAAATTGCAATCCCGGTTCATGCTAG CATTGAAGCAGCTTGTGCTGCACATCCTACTGCTGATGTCTTCATCAATTTTGCATCATTTAGAAG TGCTGCCGCATCGTCCATGTCTGCTTTGAAGCAACCAACAGTTAGAGTTGTTGCTATAATTGCTGAAGGAGTACCCGAATCAGACACTAAGCAATTGATTGCGTATGCCAGGGCAAACAATAAG GTTGTTATTGGTCCGGCCACTGTTGGAGGCATTCAAGCCGGTGCATTTAAAATTGGTGACACAGCTGGAACAATTGATAATATAATTCACTGCAAGCTCTACAGGCCCGGATCTGTTGGATTTGTTTCTAAATCT GGTGGCATGTCCAACGAATTATACAACACTATTGGCCGTGTATCTGATGGAATTTATGAAG GCATTGCCATTGGAGGAGATGTTTTCCCTGGTTCCACTCTTTCTGATCATGTTTTGCGGTTTAACAATATACCACAG GTTAAAATGATAGTAGTACTTGGGGAGCTTGGTGGCCGAGATGAGTATTCCCTAGTTGAAGCCctaaaacaaggaaaagtaacaAAACCAGTTGTTGCCTGGGTTAGTGGAACCTGTGCAAGACTCTTCAAATCTGAAGTGCAATTTGGTCATGCT GGAGCTAAGAGTGGGGGTGAGATGGAGTCTGCCCAAGCAAAAAATCAGGCACTAAAGGATGCTGGAGCTGTTGTTCCCACTTCATATGAAGCTTTGGAAGCTGCAATTAAAGAGACATTTGACAAATTG GTTGAAGAAGGAAAGATCACGCCAGTGAAGGAGATTACTCCTCCACCAATCCCTGAGGACCTAAACTCTGCAATCAAGAGTGGAAAAGTCCGAGCTCCTACTCATATCATTTCCACCATTTCTGATGACAGAG GTGAGGAGCCATGCTATGCTGGTGTACCCATGTCTTCCATTGTCGAAAAAGGTTTTGGTGTGGGTGATGTTATCTCTCTTTTGTGGTTTAAACGCAGCCTTCCACGTTACTGTACTCAATTTATTGAG ATCTGCATCATGCTATGTGCCGACCATGGTCCGTGTGTCTCAGGTGCTCACAATACTATTGTGACAGCAAGGGCTGGGAAGGACCTAGTTTCCAGTCTTGTATCAG GTTTGCTTACAATTGGTCCTCGATTTGGAGGTGCCATTGATGATGCTGCTCGCTACTTCAAGGATGCTCATGATAGG GGCCTTACACCTTATGAATTTGTAGAAAATATGAAGAAGAAGGGCATTCGTGTGCCAGGAATAGGGCACAG GATCAAGAATCGTGACAACAAGGATAAGAGAGTTGAACTGCTACAGAAGTTTGCACGGACTCATTTTCCTTCCGTGAAATACATGGAATATGCTGTTCAAGTTGAAGCCTACACCCTTACAAAGGCAAATAATCTAGTTCTTAATGTAGACGGTGCGATTGGGTCCCTTTTCTTGGATCTTCTTGCTGGTAGTGGAATGTTCACCAAGCAAGAGATTGATGAAATTGTGGAGATCGGCTATCTGAATGGTCTCTTTGTTCTGGCACGCTCCATAGGTCTGATTGG gCACACCTTTGACCAAAAGAGATTGAAGCAGCCGCTCTACCGCCACCCATGGGAGGATGTTCTCTACACAAAGTGA